A stretch of Cellulosilyticum sp. I15G10I2 DNA encodes these proteins:
- a CDS encoding ClpP family protease codes for MSKKKENLDKDENQNKDDNVQEDNNSSDAIESIKELGQLPSHAAEEESPIHCLTIIGQVEGHVSLPPQNKTTKYEHLIPQIVGLCDNAKVKGVLVILNTVGGDVEAGLALAELIASVSKPVVSLVLGGAHSIGVPIAVSSNYSFITPTATMTIHPVRMNGTIIGVQQTFEFFDQMQERIVAFVSKNSHISESRFRELMLDVGKLARDVGTILVGKEAVEEKIIDEVGGLREAMAKLHELIEASEGGQT; via the coding sequence ATGTCTAAGAAAAAAGAAAATTTAGATAAAGATGAAAACCAAAACAAAGACGATAATGTGCAAGAAGACAATAATTCCAGTGATGCCATTGAGAGTATCAAAGAACTTGGTCAGCTGCCCTCACATGCTGCTGAAGAAGAAAGCCCTATTCACTGTCTGACTATTATCGGGCAAGTAGAAGGTCATGTCAGCTTGCCTCCTCAAAATAAAACTACAAAATATGAGCATCTTATTCCTCAAATTGTAGGACTATGTGATAATGCCAAAGTTAAGGGGGTGCTTGTTATTTTAAATACAGTAGGAGGAGATGTTGAAGCAGGGCTTGCACTTGCAGAACTTATTGCATCTGTTAGTAAACCAGTTGTTTCTTTAGTTTTAGGAGGTGCTCACTCAATAGGTGTACCTATTGCGGTTTCTTCAAATTATTCTTTCATTACCCCTACTGCAACTATGACCATTCACCCTGTTAGAATGAATGGTACCATTATAGGCGTGCAGCAAACCTTTGAGTTTTTCGATCAAATGCAAGAAAGAATTGTAGCCTTTGTTTCTAAAAACTCTCATATATCTGAATCACGTTTTAGAGAACTAATGTTAGATGTTGGTAAACTTGCGAGAGATGTAGGGACTATATTAGTTGGTAAGGAAGCTGTAGAAGAAAAGATAATTGATGAAGTAGGCGGATTAAGGGAGGCTATGGCAAAGTTACATGAATTAATAGAAGCAAGTGAAGGTGGTCAGACATGA